Proteins encoded in a region of the Streptomyces sp. NBC_01298 genome:
- a CDS encoding PTS transporter subunit EIIC, whose translation MSTATAAVTPAAGKKPGRIMPVMQRIGRSLMLPVATLPAAALLTRLGGADLLGRENFPMIIQKLAMVLGAAGTTVFENLPLLFAVGVAVGFAKKSDGSTGLAAVVGYLVFKAVLASKAFPAGADGERLDAKVLGGIVMGLVVAVLYQRYSRKKLPDWLGFFGGRRLVPILSAFAGVGMGVVFGVVWPTVGNWFFHFGEWLVGTGAWGAGLFGLVVRALIPIGMHHFFSFFPWFEAGSFVNPATGDVVHGDIFRFQAGDPTAGQFMTGGFPIYMFALPAAAMAIAHTARPENRAMVKGMMISVALTSFVTGVTEPIEFAFMFVAPLLYAIHAFLFGVSMAVCYALGIRDGFGFSSGAIDYIVNFGIATKPWLLIPIGLAFAAIYYVLFRWAIVKFDLPTPGRERDEDGNPISKADATI comes from the coding sequence ATGAGTACGGCCACCGCCGCGGTCACACCGGCCGCCGGAAAGAAGCCGGGCCGGATCATGCCGGTCATGCAGCGCATCGGCCGCAGCCTGATGCTGCCCGTGGCCACGCTGCCGGCCGCAGCCCTGCTGACCCGCCTCGGCGGCGCCGACCTGCTGGGTCGCGAGAACTTCCCGATGATCATCCAGAAGCTCGCGATGGTGCTGGGGGCCGCCGGAACCACGGTCTTCGAGAACCTTCCGCTGCTCTTCGCGGTCGGCGTGGCCGTCGGCTTCGCCAAGAAGTCCGACGGCTCCACCGGCCTGGCCGCCGTGGTGGGCTACCTCGTCTTCAAGGCCGTACTGGCCAGCAAGGCCTTCCCGGCCGGCGCCGACGGCGAGAGGCTGGACGCCAAGGTGCTCGGCGGCATCGTCATGGGCCTCGTCGTGGCAGTCCTCTACCAGCGCTACAGCCGCAAGAAGCTGCCCGACTGGCTGGGCTTCTTCGGCGGCCGCCGGCTCGTGCCGATCCTGAGCGCCTTCGCCGGCGTCGGCATGGGCGTGGTCTTCGGAGTGGTCTGGCCGACCGTCGGCAACTGGTTCTTCCACTTCGGCGAGTGGCTCGTCGGCACCGGCGCATGGGGCGCGGGCCTCTTCGGCCTCGTCGTCCGGGCCCTCATCCCGATCGGGATGCACCACTTCTTCTCGTTCTTCCCCTGGTTCGAGGCGGGCTCCTTCGTCAACCCGGCCACCGGCGACGTGGTCCACGGCGACATCTTCCGCTTCCAGGCCGGCGACCCGACCGCGGGCCAGTTCATGACCGGCGGCTTCCCGATCTACATGTTCGCCCTGCCGGCCGCCGCCATGGCCATCGCCCACACCGCGCGCCCCGAGAACCGGGCCATGGTCAAGGGCATGATGATCTCCGTCGCGCTGACCTCCTTCGTCACCGGCGTGACCGAGCCCATCGAGTTCGCCTTCATGTTCGTGGCCCCGCTCCTCTACGCGATCCACGCCTTCCTCTTCGGCGTCTCGATGGCCGTCTGCTACGCCCTCGGCATCCGTGACGGCTTCGGCTTCTCCTCCGGCGCCATCGACTACATCGTGAACTTCGGCATCGCGACCAAGCCCTGGCTGCTCATCCCGATCGGCCTGGCCTTCGCCGCCATCTACTACGTGCTCTTCCGCTGGGCGATCGTGAA
- a CDS encoding GntR family transcriptional regulator — MTDDAAIAAASSPIASHARAADPLWAQAADRIREEIARRGLSEGSKLPPERELCTRLDVSRVTLRRALARLVEQGLVTASHGRGWFVAAPVAPAPAREWPKDLESFTATARRKHMRASSVVLRHDTVTASLDDADRLDVPAGTPLLRLERVRMLNDVRIAVDRTLVVADLAPDLARTDFRETSLFEELRRWGVEPDRAEATIEARNADGELAGHLGIAEGAPVLVLDQTVYTKDQRPLLLSTVEYSGDRYRLRTTLQTD; from the coding sequence ATGACCGACGACGCTGCCATCGCCGCCGCCTCCTCCCCGATCGCGTCGCACGCCCGCGCCGCGGACCCCCTGTGGGCCCAGGCCGCCGACCGCATCCGCGAGGAGATCGCCCGCCGCGGCCTGTCCGAGGGCAGCAAGCTGCCGCCCGAGCGCGAGCTGTGCACCCGGCTGGACGTCTCCCGCGTCACCCTGCGCCGCGCGCTCGCCCGGCTCGTCGAACAGGGCCTGGTCACCGCGTCCCACGGGCGCGGCTGGTTCGTCGCGGCGCCGGTGGCGCCCGCACCCGCCCGCGAATGGCCCAAGGACCTGGAGTCCTTCACCGCCACCGCGCGGCGCAAGCACATGCGCGCCAGTTCGGTGGTCCTGCGCCACGACACCGTCACCGCGTCCCTGGACGACGCCGACCGCCTCGATGTGCCCGCCGGCACCCCGCTCCTGCGTCTGGAGCGGGTCCGCATGCTCAACGACGTCCGGATCGCCGTCGACCGGACCCTGGTCGTCGCCGACCTCGCGCCCGACCTCGCCCGCACCGACTTCCGCGAGACCTCCCTCTTCGAGGAACTGCGCCGCTGGGGCGTCGAACCCGACCGCGCCGAGGCCACCATCGAGGCGCGCAACGCCGACGGGGAACTCGCCGGTCACCTGGGCATCGCCGAGGGCGCGCCCGTACTCGTACTCGACCAGACGGTGTACACCAAGGACCAGCGGCCGCTGCTGCTGTCCACGGTGGAGTACAGCGGGGACCGCTACCGGCTGCGCACCACCCTGCAGACAGACTGA
- a CDS encoding alpha/beta fold hydrolase, whose protein sequence is MNPLIGNGATLFFEDLGPRDGAPVILIHGHPFSHLMWAPQTAALTTAGYRVITPDLRGYGQSPVLPGKTLLADFADDLVALLDRLDVEQAVVGGVSMGGQIAMEMCLGHPGRVRALVLSDTSAPPETEDGKTFRRNLAERLLAEGMKPYADEVIDKMLAPYNVTGMPEAAAEVTGMMYATDPEGAAAALRGRAERPDYAPVLAALPAEVPCLIVVGRDDVYTPVAEAESLHALVPHSVLAVVERAGHLPGVEQPEAFNRALLEFLAGI, encoded by the coding sequence ATGAACCCCCTGATTGGCAATGGCGCGACACTCTTTTTCGAGGACTTGGGTCCCCGCGACGGAGCCCCCGTAATCCTGATCCACGGACATCCGTTCAGCCACTTGATGTGGGCCCCCCAGACGGCCGCACTGACCACGGCCGGTTACCGCGTGATTACCCCTGACCTGCGGGGATACGGGCAAAGTCCGGTGTTGCCCGGCAAAACCCTGCTCGCCGACTTCGCCGATGATCTGGTTGCTCTGCTCGACCGTCTGGACGTCGAACAAGCGGTCGTCGGCGGTGTGTCCATGGGCGGGCAGATCGCCATGGAGATGTGCCTCGGCCACCCGGGCCGCGTGCGGGCACTCGTCCTCTCCGACACCTCCGCCCCGCCGGAAACGGAAGACGGCAAAACCTTCCGCCGGAACCTCGCCGAGCGGCTCCTCGCGGAGGGAATGAAGCCCTATGCCGACGAGGTCATCGACAAGATGCTGGCGCCCTACAACGTGACGGGAATGCCGGAGGCCGCGGCCGAGGTCACCGGGATGATGTACGCCACCGACCCCGAGGGCGCGGCCGCCGCCCTGCGGGGGCGGGCCGAACGGCCCGACTACGCCCCGGTGCTCGCGGCGCTGCCGGCCGAGGTGCCCTGCCTGATCGTGGTCGGCCGGGACGACGTCTACACCCCGGTCGCCGAGGCCGAGTCCCTGCACGCGCTGGTTCCGCACTCGGTGCTCGCCGTGGTGGAGCGGGCCGGTCACCTGCCGGGCGTCGAGCAGCCGGAGGCCTTCAACCGGGCGCTGCTGGAGTTCCTCGCGGGAATCTGA
- a CDS encoding GNAT family N-acetyltransferase codes for MPVPVLLAGRSVRLEPLAPHHTEALALAGAEDRTTYAFTPVPHGLQASHEYIDRALADQAAGRSLPFAVVRATDDRVVGSTRFLELDYWQGPLVWPAVPGVPFGDPATAIPDAAEIGNTWLSPAAQGTGINTEAKLLMLRHAFETWGVRRISLRADARNGRSRAAMERLGFTSEGVRRAHSRGLDGAVRSTAFYSILDEEWPTVRSVIELRISAAAQRKRRRKTLIPA; via the coding sequence GTGCCCGTACCCGTACTCCTCGCCGGCCGCTCCGTGCGGCTTGAGCCCCTCGCCCCCCACCACACCGAGGCCTTGGCCCTGGCCGGGGCCGAGGATCGTACGACTTACGCCTTCACTCCCGTGCCCCACGGGTTGCAGGCGTCACACGAGTACATCGACCGTGCCCTCGCCGATCAGGCGGCGGGTCGATCGCTCCCGTTCGCGGTGGTCAGAGCCACCGACGATCGGGTGGTCGGTTCGACCCGGTTCCTGGAACTCGACTACTGGCAGGGGCCGCTGGTGTGGCCCGCCGTGCCGGGGGTCCCGTTCGGCGATCCGGCGACGGCGATCCCCGATGCCGCCGAGATCGGCAATACCTGGCTGTCTCCCGCGGCCCAGGGCACCGGCATCAATACCGAGGCGAAGCTGCTCATGCTCCGCCATGCCTTCGAGACCTGGGGGGTCCGGCGGATCTCGCTCCGCGCGGACGCCCGCAACGGACGCTCGCGCGCCGCGATGGAGCGGCTCGGGTTCACCAGCGAGGGGGTCCGCCGGGCCCATTCGCGGGGCCTGGACGGCGCCGTGCGCAGTACCGCCTTCTACTCGATCCTCGACGAGGAGTGGCCGACCGTGCGGTCGGTCATCGAGCTGAGGATCTCGGCTGCCGCGCAGCGCAAGCGGCGCCGCAAGACGCTCATCCCGGCGTAA
- a CDS encoding TolB family protein — translation MPLQRRILILVSAVVLLTVIGALAVVRASSRAGEKDRTQAGGPAITRGEVSLAAGDGGRRIVFRNMAWGPHRDELATAAAGAPEGPRTASGVSCLRFHAAAGTGICLRADKGGVQDAYKAVVLDARLKEVASRPLAGIPTRARVSPGGHLVAWTVFVGGDSYAGTNFSTRTSLLDLRSGRYDASLEDFTIHKDGKTYRNADVNFWGVTFAADERTFYATLATGGRTHLVRGDLAARTVTTLRENLECPSLSPDGTRLVFKKRVAGLSPDAPWRLYVLDLATMAEAPLAEERSVDDQVVWTDDRTVVYSLPGDFGADLYSLPADGSGAPARLMTSALAPAFLG, via the coding sequence ATGCCCCTCCAGCGCCGGATCCTGATCCTGGTCTCCGCCGTCGTCCTGCTCACCGTCATCGGTGCGCTCGCCGTCGTACGGGCCTCCTCGCGGGCCGGGGAGAAGGACCGGACGCAGGCGGGCGGGCCGGCGATCACCCGCGGCGAGGTGTCCCTCGCCGCGGGGGACGGCGGTCGGCGGATCGTCTTCCGGAACATGGCCTGGGGGCCGCACCGCGACGAGCTCGCCACCGCGGCGGCCGGCGCGCCCGAAGGCCCGCGCACCGCCTCCGGGGTGAGCTGCCTGCGCTTCCACGCGGCCGCCGGCACCGGGATCTGCCTCCGGGCCGACAAGGGCGGGGTGCAGGACGCCTATAAGGCGGTGGTCCTCGACGCCCGGCTCAAGGAGGTCGCCTCGCGCCCGCTGGCCGGCATCCCGACCCGGGCCCGGGTCTCGCCCGGCGGCCACCTGGTCGCCTGGACGGTGTTCGTGGGCGGGGACTCGTACGCCGGTACGAACTTCTCGACCCGGACCTCCCTGCTGGACCTGCGCAGCGGGAGGTACGACGCCTCGCTGGAGGACTTCACCATCCACAAGGACGGCAAGACGTACCGCAACGCGGACGTCAACTTCTGGGGGGTCACCTTCGCCGCCGACGAGCGGACCTTCTACGCGACGCTCGCCACCGGCGGCCGGACCCACCTGGTCCGCGGCGATCTCGCGGCGCGCACGGTGACCACGCTGCGCGAGAACCTGGAATGCCCGTCCCTGTCGCCCGACGGGACCCGGCTGGTGTTCAAGAAGCGGGTGGCGGGCCTGTCGCCGGACGCTCCCTGGCGGCTGTACGTCCTGGACCTCGCCACGATGGCCGAGGCGCCGCTCGCCGAGGAGCGCAGCGTCGACGACCAGGTGGTGTGGACCGACGACAGGACCGTCGTCTACTCGCTGCCCGGGGACTTCGGCGCCGACCTGTACTCGCTGCCCGCCGACGGCTCCGGGGCCCCGGCCCGGCTGATGACCTCGGCCCTCGCCCCCGCCTTCCTCGGCTGA
- a CDS encoding MFS transporter: MYVADSRATPASAVTPEPQAAAQGIRPGRRAALAPTVLALGTVSLITDVSSEMVTAVLPLYLVAGLGLTPLGFGLLDGLYNGVSALVRLTGGHLGDRFGRHKALAGLGYGLSALCKPLLLLATTLPAIGAVLALDRTGKGLRTAPRDALISLAAAPGERGRAFGVHRAMDTAGALIGPVLAFLILRGAADGYDAVFTVSACVAALGVLVLVLFVPGRRTVPAAGAAPVSLRAAFGLLRRPDLRRISLCALLLGLCTVSDGFVFLLLQESTGIADRWFALLPLGTAAAFFLLALPLGRLADRIGRRAVFLGGHLALLAAYGILLAGGSHPALPYAVLLLHGGFYAATDGVLMAAAAGAVPEEHLGGGLALVQTGQALARFAASLGFGAAWTLWGPRPALCAAVVLLAGAVALCVRLLRQGGGPDTPAPDTPAPDTRAPDAAAA, from the coding sequence ATGTACGTTGCGGACAGTCGCGCCACCCCCGCGTCCGCCGTGACCCCAGAGCCGCAGGCCGCCGCCCAGGGCATCCGCCCCGGGCGGCGCGCCGCGCTCGCCCCCACGGTGCTCGCGCTCGGCACGGTCAGCCTCATCACCGACGTCTCCTCGGAGATGGTCACGGCCGTGCTCCCGCTCTACCTCGTCGCCGGACTCGGGCTCACCCCGCTCGGCTTCGGGCTGCTCGACGGCCTCTACAACGGGGTCAGCGCCCTGGTCCGGCTCACCGGAGGCCACCTCGGCGACCGCTTCGGCCGCCACAAGGCCCTCGCCGGCCTGGGCTACGGGCTCTCCGCCCTGTGCAAACCACTGCTGCTGCTCGCCACCACCCTGCCCGCCATCGGGGCCGTCCTCGCCCTCGACCGCACCGGCAAGGGCCTGCGCACCGCCCCGCGCGACGCCCTGATCTCCCTGGCCGCGGCGCCCGGGGAGCGAGGCCGGGCCTTCGGCGTCCACCGGGCGATGGACACCGCCGGCGCCCTGATCGGGCCCGTCCTGGCCTTCCTGATCCTGCGCGGCGCCGCCGACGGCTACGACGCCGTCTTCACCGTCAGCGCCTGTGTGGCCGCGCTGGGCGTCCTCGTGCTGGTGCTCTTCGTACCCGGCCGGCGCACCGTGCCCGCGGCCGGCGCGGCCCCCGTCTCGCTGCGCGCCGCCTTCGGCCTCCTGCGCCGTCCCGACCTGCGCCGCATAAGCCTCTGCGCCCTGCTGCTCGGCCTGTGCACGGTCAGCGACGGCTTCGTCTTCCTGCTGCTGCAGGAGTCCACCGGCATCGCCGACCGCTGGTTCGCCCTGCTGCCGCTGGGCACCGCCGCCGCCTTCTTCCTGCTCGCGCTGCCGCTGGGCCGGCTCGCCGACCGGATCGGCCGCCGCGCCGTCTTCCTCGGCGGTCACCTCGCGCTGCTCGCCGCGTACGGGATCCTGCTCGCGGGCGGTTCCCATCCCGCGCTGCCCTACGCCGTCCTCCTGCTGCACGGCGGCTTCTACGCCGCCACCGACGGGGTGCTCATGGCCGCGGCCGCCGGAGCCGTCCCGGAGGAACACCTGGGTGGCGGCCTCGCCCTCGTCCAGACCGGCCAGGCCCTGGCCCGGTTCGCCGCCTCGCTCGGCTTCGGCGCCGCCTGGACCCTCTGGGGTCCCCGCCCCGCCCTGTGCGCCGCCGTCGTCCTGCTGGCCGGGGCCGTCGCGCTCTGCGTCCGGCTGCTGCGGCAGGGCGGCGGACCCGACACCCCGGCGCCCGACACCCCGGCGCCCGACACCCGGGCGCCCGACGCCGCGGCCGCCTGA
- a CDS encoding alkaline phosphatase family protein: protein MPFSRSRRKTALATAFGVTAAGAALWAGIGSAQPAHAAGLPAPDHIVVVVFENHAYNQVIGSSSAPYINSLKTGGANLTASYGITHPSQANYMQLFSGSNQGVTGDSCYTPGFSSAPNLASELIAAGKTWGSYNEGLPSAGSTTCSSGKYARKHNPWFAFSNVPTGTAKTMTQFPTDFTTLPKVSFVVPDLCNDMHDCSVGTGDTWLKNKVKAYADWAKTHNSLLVVTFDEDNRLAGNKIPTVFYGQSVTPGSSTSTTYNHYDVLRTLEGLAGLTAHAGNAATAKDITGIWTS, encoded by the coding sequence ATGCCCTTTTCACGGTCCCGCCGCAAGACCGCCCTCGCCACCGCCTTCGGCGTCACCGCCGCCGGCGCCGCGCTGTGGGCGGGCATCGGCTCCGCCCAGCCCGCGCACGCGGCCGGCCTGCCCGCACCCGACCACATAGTCGTCGTGGTCTTCGAGAACCACGCCTACAACCAGGTCATCGGCAGCTCCAGCGCCCCGTACATCAACTCCCTCAAGACCGGGGGAGCCAACCTCACCGCCTCCTACGGCATCACGCACCCGAGCCAGGCCAACTACATGCAGCTCTTCTCGGGCTCCAACCAGGGCGTGACCGGTGACAGCTGCTACACGCCCGGCTTCAGCTCCGCGCCCAACCTGGCCTCCGAGCTGATCGCCGCCGGCAAGACCTGGGGCAGCTACAACGAGGGGCTGCCCAGCGCGGGCTCCACCACCTGCTCCAGCGGCAAGTACGCGCGCAAGCACAACCCCTGGTTCGCCTTCTCCAACGTGCCCACCGGCACCGCGAAGACGATGACCCAGTTCCCCACCGACTTCACCACCCTGCCCAAGGTGTCCTTCGTCGTCCCGGACCTCTGCAACGACATGCACGACTGCTCCGTCGGCACCGGAGACACCTGGCTCAAGAACAAGGTCAAGGCCTACGCGGACTGGGCCAAGACCCACAACAGCCTGCTCGTCGTCACCTTCGACGAGGACAACCGCCTCGCCGGCAACAAGATCCCGACGGTGTTCTACGGCCAGTCCGTGACCCCCGGATCCAGCACCTCCACCACCTACAACCACTACGACGTGCTGCGCACCCTGGAAGGCCTGGCCGGTCTGACCGCCCACGCCGGGAACGCGGCCACCGCCAAGGACATCACGGGGATCTGGACTTCCTGA
- a CDS encoding alpha/beta hydrolase: protein MSHSPDGQQQPYRSEGPYQQQPYRSDAPYQQQYGAEGPYQQQYGPPQPEEPRQPESSRRRPSRVRRWVIAGASVLALAAVASLVMSHYEIPPFTDKGDSVSFGRLPPSGSAGGDTGGAALPTPPPHSKMSMPTGPAADFKNAMTLPDGTHVAVTTITGKKSGFKGKVWVWAPKEYGDPKFAKSGFPVMIALPGGAGYPNNYWMGTDLGLQSSISKWYAAGKSKPFLLAMPVLNPGPDDKGVYWDASDIPGQPKMDSWLTDDVPDLMRQNFRTVKSRDGWSYMGSSTGGFASLKAVLKYPEKFKAAICSGPDILPDSPLWKGHDKEKAENNPELLAKALIGKKGSPDVYLAFQVGTNENNKNTLPNVQKFIAAYGKGPIHTNLRIIQGGQHNAKTYVPNMGEGPIQFISKVMEGPVE, encoded by the coding sequence ATGTCGCACTCACCCGACGGACAGCAGCAGCCGTACCGCTCGGAAGGGCCTTACCAGCAGCAGCCGTACCGCTCCGATGCGCCCTATCAGCAGCAGTACGGCGCTGAAGGGCCCTACCAGCAGCAGTACGGCCCGCCCCAGCCCGAGGAGCCGCGGCAGCCCGAGAGCTCGCGCCGCCGGCCGTCCCGGGTCCGGCGGTGGGTGATCGCGGGTGCCTCCGTCCTCGCGCTGGCGGCCGTCGCCTCGCTCGTGATGAGCCACTACGAGATACCGCCCTTCACCGACAAGGGCGACTCCGTCTCCTTCGGCCGGCTGCCGCCGTCCGGCTCCGCCGGGGGCGACACCGGTGGAGCCGCGCTGCCCACGCCGCCGCCGCACTCGAAGATGTCGATGCCCACCGGCCCGGCGGCCGACTTCAAGAACGCGATGACCCTGCCCGACGGCACGCACGTCGCCGTCACCACGATCACCGGCAAGAAGTCCGGCTTCAAGGGCAAGGTCTGGGTGTGGGCGCCCAAGGAGTACGGCGACCCCAAGTTCGCCAAGAGCGGGTTCCCGGTCATGATCGCGCTGCCCGGCGGCGCCGGTTACCCGAACAACTACTGGATGGGCACCGACCTGGGCCTCCAGAGCAGCATCAGCAAGTGGTACGCCGCGGGGAAGAGCAAGCCCTTCCTCCTGGCGATGCCGGTGCTGAACCCGGGCCCGGACGACAAGGGCGTCTACTGGGACGCCTCCGACATCCCGGGCCAGCCCAAGATGGACAGCTGGCTCACCGATGACGTCCCCGACCTGATGCGGCAGAACTTCCGCACGGTCAAGTCCCGTGACGGCTGGTCCTACATGGGCTCGTCCACGGGCGGCTTCGCCAGTCTCAAGGCGGTGCTGAAGTACCCGGAGAAGTTCAAGGCCGCGATCTGCTCCGGCCCGGACATCCTCCCCGACTCCCCCCTGTGGAAGGGCCACGACAAGGAGAAGGCGGAGAACAACCCCGAGTTGCTCGCCAAGGCGCTGATCGGCAAGAAGGGCAGCCCGGACGTCTACCTGGCCTTCCAGGTCGGCACGAACGAGAACAACAAGAACACCCTGCCGAACGTGCAGAAGTTCATCGCCGCTTACGGCAAGGGGCCGATCCACACCAACCTGAGGATCATCCAGGGCGGCCAGCACAACGCCAAGACCTACGTGCCCAACATGGGCGAGGGGCCGATCCAGTTCATCAGCAAGGTCATGGAAGGGCCCGTGGAGTAG
- a CDS encoding carboxylesterase/lipase family protein has translation MAAAASGTPDRDRPGSRPRVRTAHGEVEGRTGPDGIAVFRGIPYAAPPVGARRFAAPEPPEAWDGVRDAGAYGPTAPKAPYPEPFAALLPDPEVPGDDCLNLNVWTPEPTPSARLPVMVWIHGGALTRGSSAVPVYEGSAFARDGVVLVSVNYRLGVLGYGLFPDAPANRGLLDQIAALAWVRDNIAAFGGDPGRVTVFGESAGAISIGALLAAPRAAGLFRQAVLQSGAPEVLPRDRVRTMVRRMAALLKVPATAEAFAKAALPDLLAAQAAVLRRSSPLLGGPAFGLVADPGTLPLDPLEAAAARGDVPLLLGWTAEEYRLWLAPTGTMRLLDRLGPLSVALGRIRSGKDRAAVRALRAERPGAGPADLLGHLLTDRLLRDPLRALAGAAGRSAPSFVYEFAWPSGVPGLGSCHALELGFVFDTLDVPEASWLAGPDAPRELAGEMHAAWVRFAAEGDPGWSPWNGDGPPKVFGGPGREEPGSGEPVRAGGATTPRALP, from the coding sequence ATGGCCGCAGCGGCGAGCGGGACCCCGGACCGGGACCGCCCCGGCTCCCGTCCCCGGGTCCGGACCGCCCACGGCGAGGTCGAGGGCAGGACCGGGCCGGACGGCATCGCCGTCTTCCGGGGCATCCCCTACGCCGCCCCGCCCGTCGGAGCCCGCCGGTTCGCCGCGCCCGAGCCGCCCGAGGCCTGGGACGGGGTGCGCGACGCGGGGGCGTACGGCCCCACCGCGCCCAAGGCGCCCTACCCCGAGCCGTTCGCCGCGCTGCTCCCGGACCCCGAGGTCCCCGGGGACGACTGCCTGAACCTCAACGTCTGGACCCCGGAGCCGACGCCCTCCGCCCGGCTGCCGGTCATGGTGTGGATCCACGGCGGCGCCCTCACCCGCGGCTCCTCGGCCGTCCCCGTCTACGAGGGCTCCGCCTTCGCCCGGGACGGGGTGGTGCTCGTGTCCGTCAACTACCGCCTGGGCGTCCTCGGCTACGGCCTCTTCCCCGACGCCCCCGCCAACCGCGGGCTGCTCGACCAGATCGCCGCCCTGGCCTGGGTGCGGGACAACATCGCGGCCTTCGGCGGCGACCCCGGCCGGGTCACCGTCTTCGGCGAGTCCGCCGGGGCCATCAGCATCGGCGCCCTGCTCGCCGCACCCCGCGCCGCGGGCCTCTTCCGGCAGGCCGTCCTGCAGAGCGGCGCCCCCGAGGTGCTGCCGCGGGACCGGGTGCGCACCATGGTCCGCCGGATGGCCGCGCTGCTGAAGGTCCCCGCCACCGCGGAGGCCTTCGCCAAGGCCGCCCTGCCCGATCTGCTCGCCGCCCAGGCGGCCGTCCTGCGCCGCTCCTCCCCGCTGCTCGGCGGCCCCGCCTTCGGCCTGGTCGCGGACCCCGGGACGCTGCCGCTCGATCCGCTCGAAGCGGCGGCCGCGCGGGGCGACGTACCGCTGCTGCTGGGCTGGACCGCCGAGGAGTACCGGCTCTGGCTGGCCCCGACCGGCACGATGCGGCTGCTGGACCGGCTGGGGCCGCTGTCCGTGGCCCTGGGCCGGATCCGCTCCGGCAAGGACCGGGCCGCCGTACGGGCCCTGCGCGCCGAGCGGCCGGGCGCGGGACCGGCCGACCTCCTCGGCCACCTGCTCACCGACCGGCTGCTGCGCGATCCGCTGCGCGCGCTGGCGGGCGCGGCCGGGAGGAGCGCGCCGAGCTTCGTGTACGAGTTCGCCTGGCCGTCCGGCGTCCCCGGCCTCGGGTCCTGCCACGCCCTGGAACTGGGCTTCGTCTTCGACACCCTGGACGTGCCCGAGGCCTCCTGGCTGGCCGGGCCGGACGCCCCGCGGGAGCTGGCCGGGGAGATGCACGCGGCCTGGGTGCGCTTCGCAGCCGAGGGGGATCCCGGCTGGTCGCCCTGGAATGGCGACGGCCCGCCGAAGGTGTTCGGCGGGCCGGGGCGCGAGGAGCCGGGATCCGGGGAGCCCGTACGGGCCGGCGGGGCGACTACTCCACGGGCCCTTCCATGA
- a CDS encoding chaplin, translating into MSRIAKAFVITAAAGSALAAGAGLAAADAGAHGAAVGSPGVLSGNLLQVPVHVPVNVCGNTVNVIGLLNPAFGNTCINASGHDGDHHTEGNYGG; encoded by the coding sequence ATGTCGCGTATCGCGAAGGCATTCGTCATCACCGCTGCCGCCGGTAGCGCCCTGGCCGCCGGTGCGGGTCTGGCGGCTGCCGATGCCGGAGCGCACGGTGCGGCGGTCGGCTCCCCCGGTGTCCTCTCGGGCAACCTGCTCCAGGTTCCGGTGCACGTCCCGGTCAACGTCTGCGGCAACACCGTCAACGTGATCGGCCTGCTGAACCCGGCGTTCGGCAACACCTGCATCAACGCCTCGGGCCACGACGGCGACCACCACACCGAGGGCAACTACGGCGGCTGA
- a CDS encoding tyrosinase family protein, with protein sequence MYIRQNQKNLTSAQKKRFTAAVIELKRNGTYDAFVRTHDKYFVPDRERKLRVGHMSPSFFPWHRRYLLEFEAQLQSVDPGVTIPYWDWTTDNSPASSLWAEDFLGGTGRASDRQVMTGPFAYGKGNWTVTVGITEAAFLTRNLGRPQNPISLPTPAELQWALDDPLYDSSPWDSTAGRGGFRNKLEGWAAPKSEKWRNHNKVHQWIGGHMTGGTAPNDPAFWLHHAFVDLLWDRWQLQHPASGYLPAAPLSPGDLQRGRVISLDEPMPPWDVTPREMLGHQGLYRYE encoded by the coding sequence GTGTACATCCGGCAGAACCAGAAGAACCTGACCAGCGCGCAGAAGAAGCGCTTCACGGCGGCCGTGATCGAGCTCAAGCGCAACGGCACCTACGACGCCTTCGTCCGCACCCACGACAAGTACTTCGTCCCCGACCGGGAACGCAAACTGCGCGTCGGGCACATGTCACCGTCCTTCTTCCCGTGGCACCGGCGCTACCTGCTGGAGTTCGAAGCCCAGCTCCAGAGCGTCGACCCGGGCGTCACCATCCCCTACTGGGACTGGACCACCGACAACAGCCCGGCCTCCTCCCTGTGGGCGGAGGACTTCCTCGGCGGGACCGGCCGCGCGAGCGACCGCCAGGTGATGACCGGCCCGTTCGCCTACGGGAAGGGCAACTGGACGGTCACGGTCGGCATCACCGAGGCCGCCTTCCTCACCCGCAACCTGGGCCGGCCGCAGAACCCGATCAGCCTGCCGACCCCGGCCGAGCTGCAGTGGGCGCTCGACGATCCGCTGTACGACAGCTCGCCCTGGGACTCGACGGCCGGGCGCGGCGGCTTCCGCAACAAACTGGAGGGCTGGGCCGCCCCGAAGAGCGAGAAGTGGCGCAACCACAACAAGGTGCACCAGTGGATCGGCGGCCACATGACCGGCGGCACGGCCCCCAACGACCCGGCCTTCTGGCTGCACCACGCCTTCGTGGACCTGCTCTGGGACCGCTGGCAGCTGCAGCACCCGGCCTCCGGCTACCTGCCGGCCGCCCCGCTCTCGCCGGGTGACCTCCAGCGCGGCCGGGTGATCTCCCTCGACGAGCCGATGCCGCCGTGGGACGTGACCCCGCGCGAGATGCTCGGCCACCAGGGGCTCTACCGCTACGAGTGA